The region GCTTTTCGGTTTCCGCGATAAGCGCGGGCAGGTCGGTAATGTTCTGCTCTTTCAGCACCCGCTGGAGCAGCCACAGGCCCATGATGTTCTTCAGCACGCGGTAGCGGCCTTCGGCGCCACCTTCGTTGGTGATGTTCGCGGCCAGCGCGGCATCGCTGGTGTAAGGGGTTTTGCTCTCAAAGCCCATCAGCGACCAGGTGCCGGAGGAGAGGTAGGCCGCGTCTTTGCTGGTGAGCGGCGAAGCAATGACCGCGCTTGCGGTGTCATGGCTGGCGACGGCGACAACGGGAATTTCATTCCCCTGCGGGCAAAGCCAGTGACCAATCACATTGCCCGGATGAGTTGGCGTGCCAAACCAGGACGGCGAGGCGCCCGTCCAGGCCAGCAGGTGTTCATCCCAGTTATCGGTGTTGATATTGACCAGCTGCGTGGTGGTGGCGTTGGTGTATTCCCAGTTCATGTTGCCGGTCAGACGGTAGCTTAAGTAGTCCGGGATCAGCAGCGCATGCGCCACCTTTTCGACCAGCTCTGGCTGTTGCTCCACCAGCGCGCGCAGCTGGTACAGCGTGTTAAACGGCAGAAACTGGATGCCGCTGCGACCATAGATGTTCTCCTTGCCAAGCTGCGCGATGGCGTGCGCCATCAGCCCATCGGTACGGCTGTCGCGGTAGGAGACGGGCAGGCCGACGCGTTCGCCGTGACTGTCCAGCAGCACGTAATCCACGCCCCAGGTATCAATGCCGATACTGTCGATGCGAATACCGTCGTTGCAGACGTTGTGAAGTCCGGTACGGATCTCCGCTTCCAGCGCATCGATGTCCCAGGTAACAAAACCGTCCTGTTTTTGCAGACAATTGGCGAAACGGTGCATTTCGCGAAGCGTTAGGGTGTGCAGGTCACAGTCCCAGGTGGCGAGCATTACACGGCCGCTGGATGCGCCTAAATCGACAGCCACACAATGGCGAAAAGTCATGGTCGGGTCCTTTCTTAAGTCATTAGCGAGGAGTGTAAGAAAGGGAAGAAATAGCCACCTTCTCGCCACTGACAGCCCAAATCTCGCGCTGGCAAGAAAGCAAAGATGAACGTGAGGGAGTTCACAGTTTCCAGTAATGGCGGGGTTTGCAGGCAGTGTGACGTTGACCGCATTTCCCGATCTTTCCGCTCGTTTCTTGAAAAACCGGCAGCTTTTGCGCGGTTTGCTGTCAAAAATTTAAGGTGAGGGAGGAAGGCCTTAATTACTATTTTGAGAACTTTTCTCATTGGTGGGGGCCGTTATGACCGTACTGCACAGCGTCGATTTTTTTCCTTCGGGGGCATCTCCCGTCGCGATTGAGCCACGGCTTCCTCAGGCTGCGTTCCCGGAACATCATCATGATTTTCATGAAATTGTGATTGTTGAGCACGGAACGGGCATCCACGTGTTTAACGGTCAGCCGTATACCATCAGCGGCGGTACGGTGTGCTTCGTGCGCGACCACGACAGGCACCTGTATGAACATACCGACAACCTGTGCCTGACCAATGTGCTCTATCGTTCCCCGGATGCGTTCCAGTTTCTCTCCGGGCTGAATCAGCTCTTGCCGCAGGAGAAGGACGGCCACTACCCGTCGCACTGGCGGGTGAATCAGTCCACGTTGCAGCAGGTGCGGCAGCTGGTGAGCCAGATGGAGCAGAGCGAGGACGGGCAAGAGACGCACGCCATC is a window of Enterobacter hormaechei ATCC 49162 DNA encoding:
- the rhaB gene encoding rhamnulokinase, whose translation is MTFRHCVAVDLGASSGRVMLATWDCDLHTLTLREMHRFANCLQKQDGFVTWDIDALEAEIRTGLHNVCNDGIRIDSIGIDTWGVDYVLLDSHGERVGLPVSYRDSRTDGLMAHAIAQLGKENIYGRSGIQFLPFNTLYQLRALVEQQPELVEKVAHALLIPDYLSYRLTGNMNWEYTNATTTQLVNINTDNWDEHLLAWTGASPSWFGTPTHPGNVIGHWLCPQGNEIPVVAVASHDTASAVIASPLTSKDAAYLSSGTWSLMGFESKTPYTSDAALAANITNEGGAEGRYRVLKNIMGLWLLQRVLKEQNITDLPALIAETEKLKACTFLINPNDDRFINPVHMSAEIQAACFEAGQPVPSRPAELARCIFDSLALLYADILSELASLRGKPFSQLHIVGGGCQNQLLNQLCADACGITVVAGPIEASTLGNIGIQLMTLDELSNVDDFRSVVTANNSLTTFTPHPCHEIARYRAQFQQKRLTKELCA
- the rhaS gene encoding HTH-type transcriptional activator RhaS, encoding MTVLHSVDFFPSGASPVAIEPRLPQAAFPEHHHDFHEIVIVEHGTGIHVFNGQPYTISGGTVCFVRDHDRHLYEHTDNLCLTNVLYRSPDAFQFLSGLNQLLPQEKDGHYPSHWRVNQSTLQQVRQLVSQMEQSEDGQETHAIATRELLFMQLLVLLRRSSLVEGLENNDARLNQLMAWLEDHFAEDVCWETLADDFSLSLRTLHRQLKQHTGLTPQRYLNRLRLIKARHLLRHTDESVTDIAYRCGFGDSNHFSTLFRREFSWSPRDIRQGKDALLQ